The following are encoded together in the Melitaea cinxia chromosome 22, ilMelCinx1.1, whole genome shotgun sequence genome:
- the LOC123664702 gene encoding uncharacterized protein LOC123664702: MADYSIICVLCVLIHVVYGTSFIKGLYCQDPDTKKLYPINSTWKSETFCGNYTCKMRKTNTTGVDYTPITKINITAHHLQENNNDDVMSSHDDMSISPSEQSFVIQKFESEKKPVFHKDVYKKINEFNNELKNNKSEDKDRYLTESEIKTITEILHTVKKSDLEAIIEIYNIAQEIYNEVGSTKADKFVADTNNVIQNEKTKLKKMPANEGRNSISYWYEPLQQYTAKQKPSDLKTEGSNVMPKAHTYRYPLTYFNGPLKDNDFGKLPYYYPMSNFHRKSSYIHNPHDPHNFHNPYYPHTSQETRPLQTKPCKKPKPSPIAYAPPLWYNPLPNENMGLYKRSTTAQPMLLPYPFSYVHHYNFTYPASYYYNNYPWAQLDSYKRNRYYPQPYYGTYGDQEPKTVIISNADELEGKIKSLESKEDKNEELADWQTEQLSEKVLEEVKANVVEKSKLLKSLSLRKNMKLEKVGKVIKLDELTRNKRDISANEDAPDESRRTLGNSAEGEEFETYIETTTCESSTEPGFFSVGNESAPYPACCPQRISS, encoded by the exons ATGGCCGATTATAGCATTATATGTGTTTTATGTGTGCTCATACACGTTGTTTATGGAACATCGTTCATCAAAG GTCTATATTGCCAAGATCCAGACACGAAAAAACTTTATCCGATAAATTCGACATGGAAATCCGAAACATTTTGCGGTAATTATACTTGTAAGATGAGAAAAACTAATACAACTGGAGTTGATTACACACCTATCACAAAGATAAACATAACAGCACATCACTTGCAGGAAAACAATAACGATGACGTGATGTCTAGTCACGATGACATGTCTATAAGTCCGAGTGAACAGTCTTTTGTCATTCAAAAATTTGAATCAGAGAAAAAACCAGTTTTCCATAAAGatgtttataagaaaataaatgaatttaataatgaacttaaaaataacaaatcagAAGATAAAGATCGATACTTAACTGAATccgaaataaaaacaattactgAAATACTTCATACAGTTAAAAAAAGTGATTTAGAAgcaataattgaaatatataatatagcacAAGAGATATACAATGAAGTAGGTTCAACAAAAGCTGATAAATTTGTAGCAGATACAAATAATGTCATCCAGAACGAAAAGACAAAGTTGAAGAAAATGCCTGCCAACGAAGGCAGAAATTCCATTTCATATTGGTACGAACCCTTACAACAGTATACTGCAAAACAAAAGCCATCCGACTTAAAAACTGAAGGATCAAATGTAATGCCTAAAGCACATACTTATAGATACCCATTGACATACTTTAACGGGCCTCTCAAAGACAACGACTTTGGAAAATTACCTTACTACTATCCAATGTCAAATTTTCATAGAAAATCATCGTATATTCACAATCCCCATGATCCTCACAATTTCCACAATCCCTATTATCCCCACACTTCACAAGAAACAAGACCTTTACAAACGAAACCttgtaaaaaaccaaaaccgTCCCCTATCGCCTATGCCCCTCCACTTTGGTATAATCCTTTACCAAACGAAAATATGGGATTATACAAACGATCAACAACAGCACAACCTATGCTATTACCTTATCCGTTCTCTTACGTACATCATTACAACTTCACTTACCCAGCCAGTTACTACTACAATAATTATCCCTGGGCTCAACTAGACTCGTATAAAAGGAATAGATACTACCCACAGCCCTATTATGGAACATATGGTGATCAAGAACCTAAGACTGTAATAATTTCAAATGCTGACgaattagaaggtaaaataaaGTCTCTCGAAAGCAAAGAAGATAAAAATGAAGAGTTAGCTGACTGGCAAACAGAACAACTGTCAGAGAAAGTTCTAGAAGAAGTTAAAGCGAATGTTGTAGAAAAGtcaaaacttttaaaatcttTGTCTTTAaggaaaaatatgaaattagaaAAAGTCGGTAAAGTCATTAAGTTGGATGAATTGACGAGAAATAAGAGGGACATCAGCGCTAATGAAGACGCCCCCGATGAAAGTAGAAGAACTTTGGGTAATTCAGCGGAAGGTGAAGAATTTGAGACGTATATCGAGACAACAAC GTGTGAATCGAGCACTGAACCCGGCTTCTTCAGCGTGGGCAACGAATCAGCGCCGTACCCCGCCTGTTGTCCTCAGAGAATAAGTAGCTGA